A genomic stretch from Sphaerodactylus townsendi isolate TG3544 linkage group LG15, MPM_Stown_v2.3, whole genome shotgun sequence includes:
- the LOC125444607 gene encoding gasdermin-A3-like — MPSLFPDFQDEGSVPVVIEKMMGTEQMEIEEACTSLLSLSTDLTETFLHGFLAIIRNNDLLEDLELQLEKALDEINPVKLETGRPELQELVDNLQDSTGAICRDIAEPVLYFLQALEELPRSEMLLLEESVERKIVPKQTALVQHILEHDFSNQEGTLIDAQEVYSLIEDELDITEAMIKLSGVTFQRIGASLSVTGNPDAFLALGSLYVALYVLSLLSK; from the exons ATGCCCTCTTTGTTTCCAGACTTCCAAGATGAAG GATCTGTACCTGTGGTAATCGAGAAAATGATGGGAACTGAGCAGATGGAAATTGAGGAGGCATGCACGTCCCTCCTTTCACTGTCCACAGATCTGACGGAAACATTTTTACATGGCTTCTTGGCTATTATCAGAAATAATGACCTTTTGGAGGACCTAGAACTCCAG CTAGAGAAGGCGCTGGATGAGATTAATCCAGTGAAGCTGGAGACTGGCAGGCCAGAGCTGCAAGAATTAGTGGACAACTTACAAGATTCTACTGGAGCCATTTGCCGAGACATCGCTGAACCTGTCCTGTACTTTCTTCAAGCTCTGGAGG aATTGCCAAGATCTGAGATGTTGCTTCTGGAGGAATCTGTGGAGAGGAAAATTGTGCCCAAGCAAACTGCACTG GTACAACACATTCTAGAACATGATTTTAGCAACCAAGAAGGAACACTTATAGATGCCCAGGAAGTATATTCTCTCATCGAAGACGAGCTGGATATTACTGAAGCAATGATCAAGTTAAGTGGAGTGACATTCCAAAGAATTGGAGCTAGTCTTTCTGTGACTGGAAACCCTGATGCTTTTTTGGCCCTCGGTTCATTGTATGTTGCTCTGTATGTGCTGAGTCTTCTCTCCAAATGA